The Henckelia pumila isolate YLH828 chromosome 2, ASM3356847v2, whole genome shotgun sequence genome includes a window with the following:
- the LOC140877741 gene encoding uncharacterized protein yields the protein MDKEWMSKSRLSREYEHGVEYFLKFAIKNAEDREAISCPCTKCGNLKKKKVETIRAHMYSNGIDLTYHTWIWHGERSAMKNSNNDRDQEREDVPKFDAEEPIDMVHAAFDSYAENPTTFKNLLEDAKKPLYPGCSKFTRLSAVVKLFNLKAKYSWSDKSCTDLLNLLGEMLPDDNELPLSFYDAKKSLCELGITYEKIHTCPNDCILYRKKYEDMNSCPTCGMSRWKMGQKDTIKEGVPAKVLWYFPPIPRFVRMFRNKEFSKELTWHADKRLNDGYLRHPADAPSWKLVDHKWPNFAADSRNLGLAISADGINPHGMMSSTYSCWPVLMITYNLPPWLCMKRKFMMLTMLISGPKQPGNDIDVYLAPLIDDLKFLWDTGVEAYDAYRQETFSLRAVLLWTINDFPAYGNMSGCIAKGYHACPICGEETYSTRLKHSRKMSYTGHRRFLPANHPYRRQRKAFNGYQEFNPAPKPLSGDEVLKKFDGIHCHWGKMRKKIQSTKDDKRTSVKVFSVRCLTFREKTKDGIAARLDLAEMNLRTDLDPVMGEKKSFLPAACYTLTKDEKRKILNSLCGMQLPTCYSSNVKNFVSMKDLKLVGLKSHDYHTLMQQLLPVALRGVLPKHVRDSITHLCFFFNELCNKVMDPSKLDELQREIVIILCLLEKYFPPSFFDIMIHLTVHLVREVKLCGPVWYRYMYPFERYMKILKGYVRNRNRPEGCMTECYIAEEAVEFCSDYLGSLHTIGIPTSNRQIELTKPLSAAIVQSIAEDELQQAHRYVLENDVDTDRYIEEHMAYLNARFPQRAKSKRWLQDEHNQTFSTWLLDHVARVDDHSTYQVSERLNWMTRGPSKQVLKYSSYLIDGVTYDTRECDDMRVVQNSGVSLVAKTMQVSSAKDKHPIVSDMVFYGVIQEIWVVDYHKFQIPMFKCNWVENSNGIKVDDLGFTLVNLHRIGYKSDSFILASQAKQVFYIEAPEDPLWSVVLATPSREYFEYTKGEELEETAMHYQSSSRGLAPMDVDVADDNEPCIREDCDGIWAIDKVPLLPGFLELVGIVYSSYAFEMIVCDTGNQDSPSPLPSPAARPLTAFERANMDMLAGITRLLEHQAGHLRRAHEEDTTEKFCKKGPKEFVGTTDPLVAEEWIWALETIFAYMSPGC from the exons ATGGACAAAGAATGGATGTCAAAGTCTCGGTTATCAAGGGAATATGAGCATGGAGTAGAGtatttcttgaaatttgcaataaaaaatGCCGAGGATCGGGAAGCAATATCTTGTCCATGTACAAAATGTGGTAatctgaagaagaaaaaggTAGAGACTATAAGGGCACACATGTATTCTAATGGTATAGATTTGACATATCATACTTGGATATGGCATGGTGAAAGGTCTGCGATGAAGAACTCAAATAATGATCGTGATCAAGAAAGGGAAGATGTACCAAAGTTTGACGCCGAGGAACCAATAGATATGGTACATGCTGCATTTGATAGTTATGCTGAGAATCCAACCACATTCAAAAATCTACTTGAAGATGCTAAGAAACCTTTATATCCTGGATGCAGTAAATTTACAAGGTTATCTGCGGTTGTaaaattattcaacttgaaaGCCAAATATAGTTGGAGTGACAAAAGTTGCACCGACCTACTCAATTTGTTAGGAGAAATGCTTCCAGATGACAACGAATTGCCTTTATCTTTCTACGATGCAAAGAAAAGCTTGTGTGAATTAGGGATTACTTATGAGAAAATCCATACTTGTCCTAATGATTGCATCTTATACCGGAAGAAGTATGAGGATATGAACAGTTGTCCTACTTGTGGGATGTCAAGGTGGAAGATGGGCCAAAAAGATACGATAAAGGAAGGAGTTCCTGCAAAGGTTCTATGGTACTTTCCTCCAATTCCGAGATTTGTACGAATGTTTCGGAATAAGGAGTTTTCCAAGGAGCTGACTTGGCATGCTGATAAAAGACTTAATGACGGATACTTACGTCATCCAGCTGATGCACCTTCTTGGAAATTAGTAGATCACAAGTGGCCAAATTTTGCTGCTGATTCAAGAAATCTTGGATTGGCCATTTCAGCTGACGGGATCAATCCCCATGGTATGATGAGTTCTACATATAGTTGTTGGCCAGTTTTAATGATCACTTACAATCTTCCCCCGTGGTTGTGTATGAAGAGAAAATTTATGATGCTCACAATGTTGATTTCTGGTCCCAAACAACCAGGAAATGATATCGATGTTTACTTAGCACCTCTAATCGATGACTTGAAATTCCTATGGGATACAGGTGTTGAAGCATATGATGCATATAGACAAGAAACCTTCTCGCTCAGAGCTGTCTTGCTGTGGACCATCAATGACTTTCCTGCATATGGAAACATGTCAGGATGTATTGCGAAAGGATATCACGCATGTCCGATTTGTGGTGAAGAAACATATTCAACAAGGTTGAAACATAGCAGGAAAATGTCGTACACAGGCCATAGAAGGTTTCTACCTGCAAATCATCCTTATCGAAGGCAAAGAAAGGCATTTAATGGGTACCAAGAGTTCAACCCTGCACCCAAACCATTGAGTGGCGATGAAGTGTTAAAAAAATTCGATGGAATTCATTGTCATTGGGGAAAAATGAGAAAGAAGATTCAGTCCACGAAGGATGAT AAAAGAACGTCTGTGAAAGTCTTCTCGGTACGTTGCTTGACATTCCGGGAAAAAACAAAGGATGGAATTGCAGCTAGATTAGACCTTGCTGAAATGAATTTGAGGACAGATTTGGATCCAGTGATGGGGGAGAAGAAATCTTTTCTGCCAGCAGCATGTTATACCCTTACAAAAGATGAGAAAAGAAAGATTTTGAATTCTTTGTGTGGAATGCAATTACCTACATGTTACTCATCCAACGTTAAAAACTTTgtttcgatgaaggacttgaaaCTTGTTGGCCTTAAGTCACACGACTACCACACTTTAATGCAGCAATTACTTCCAGTGGCCTTACGTGGTGTCTTGCCCAAACATGTCAGAGACTCTATCACTCatttgtgcttcttcttcaatGAGCTATGTAATAAAGTGATGGATCCCTCAAAGTTGGATGAGCTGCAGAGAGAGATTGTGATCATATTGTGTTTACTTGAAAAGTATtttccaccttcgttttttGACATAATGATTCATTTAACAGTTCATCTTGTGCGAGAGGTGAAATTATGTGGCCCAGTTTGGTATAGGTACATGTATCCCTTTGAAAGATACATGAAGATTTTGAAAGGTTATGTGCGAAATCGCAATAGACCGGAAGGTTGCATGACTGAATGTTATATTGCTGAAGAGGCAGTTGAATTTTGCTCAGACTATCTTGGTAGTTTGCACACAATTGGGATCCCTACAAGTAATCGACAAATAGAACTTACTAAACCTTTGTCGGCTGCAATTGTGCAATCCATTGCTGAGGATGAGTTGCAACAAGCACATCGTTATGTATTGGAAAATGATGTTGACACTGATCGCTATATTGA GGAACACATGGCATATTTGAATGCAAGATTTCCACAAAGGGCTAAGTCCAAGAGGTGGTTACAGGATGAGCATAACCAAACGTTTAGTACCTGGTTGCTTGATCAT GTTGCACGTGTTGATGATCATTCCACTTATCAAGTATCCGAAAGATTAAATTGGATGACGCGTGGACCTTCCAAGCAAGTCTTAAAGTACTCTAGTTATTTGATTGATGGGGTTACTTATGATACAAGAGAGTGTGATGATATGCGAGTTGTTCAAAACTCCGGAGTCAGCTTAGTTGCAAAGACAATGCAAGTTTCTAGTGCAAAGGATAAACATCCTATCGTGTCAGATATGGTTTTTTATGGAGTAatacaagaaatatgggtggTTGATTACCACAAATTTCAAATTCCGATGTTTAAATGTAATTGGGTGGAGAATAGTAATGGTATCAAGGTAGATGATCTTGGATTCACGTTGGTCAACCTCCATAGAATTGGATACAAatctgattcatttattttAGCGAGCCAAGCGAAGCAAGTTTTTTACATTGAAGCTCCTGAAGATCCTTTATGGAGTGTTGTACTTGCGACTCCAAGTAGGGAGTACTTTGAATACACAAAGGGTGAAGAGTTGGAAGAAACTGCAATGCATTATCAGTCTTCTAGCAGAGGGTTAGCACCAATGGATGTTGATGTTGCAGATGACAATGAACCATGCATTCGTGAAGACTGTGATGGGATTTGG GCCATCGACAAAGTTCCTTTACTCCCAGGTTTTCTTGAGCTCGTAGGGATAGTGTATTCATCT TATGCCTTCGAGATGATAGTTTGCGATACCGGTAATCAGGATTCACCTTCGCCTCTACCTTCACCTGCTGCTCGACCACTCACAGCTTTTGAGAGGGCCAACATGGATATGCTAGCTGGTATCACGAGGTTACTTGAGCATCAGGCTGGGCATCTTAGGAGGGCGCACGAGGAGGACACCACTGAGAAGTTCTGCAAGAAAGGACCGAAGGAGTTTGTAGGGACCACTGATCCACTTGTGGCTGAGGAGTGGATTTGGGCGTTGGAGACGATCTTTGCCTACATGAGTCCCGGATGCTGA